One genomic window of Manihot esculenta cultivar AM560-2 chromosome 16, M.esculenta_v8, whole genome shotgun sequence includes the following:
- the LOC122722079 gene encoding uncharacterized protein LOC122722079, whose translation MIALATATYGVATSIMPRGRTAHSQFNIPLSPTKSSMCGISKQSGQAKLLRTEKLITWVEAPMAKRLTIEIVDRCLRDIMDTSQPFEGKVMVFGGDFIQVLPVVPKVLRQENVSASLVKSYLWSKMKVLKLTTNIRTRTDPYFGEFILKVGNGEELEIKTSNIRIPKEMIMKYENENNCEEVLIDAIYLSLEEKY comes from the coding sequence ATGATAGCACTTGCCACAGCAACATATGGGGTAGCAACGTCCATTATGCCTAGAGGAAGAACTGCACACTCACAATTTAATATACCATTAAGCCCAACAAAGTCGAGCATGTGTGGTATATCCAAGCAAAGTGGACAAGCAAAATTATTACGCACTGAAAAATTGATTACATGGGTTGAAGCACCGATGGCAAAAAGACTAACAATAGAAATAGTTGATAGATGCTTGAGAGATATAATGGATACTTCTCAACCATTTGAAGGGAAGGTAATGGTGTTTGGTGGAGATTTTATACAGGTATTACCGGTGGTACCTAAAGTTTTGAGACAAGAAAATGTTAGTGCAAGTCTCGTGAAATCTTATTTATGGAGCAAAATGAAAGTGCTAAAATTAACAACCAATATCAGGACTAGAACAGATCCATATTTTGGAGAATTCATACTCAAAGTTGGTAATGGAGAAGAGTTAGAAATAAAAACAAGCAATATAAGAATACCTAAAGAGATGATAATGAAgtatgaaaatgaaaataactGTGAAGAAGTATTAATTGATGCAATATATCTATCATTGGAGGAAAAATACTAA